TTCTTAGTATCAATTTATTATCTACTTTGAATTTCGTAGCTGGGTAGCTACAATTCTTTACTGTGTCCCAACCTGTTTCTTCAAAATATTCTTTGTACTAGAAATATTTTCGCAAGGAGTTAGTGTTTTCCTTAACAAGCTTCAATAGGGTAAGGTCTGCCCAATTTATGTATATTTTACCTTCCCTTACAGAAAAACACTAACTACACAATGTATTTATATAGCCTCATAAACTATAACATATTGCTTACCATCAACAATTGTTACGTAATTCTACATCACTAAATAATTAAacaatatataaaataaaaacacATAAACACTAATTATTAACACATAGACAATAATTGGAAGAACATAAACACTAATTAAATAaggaaattaaaataaaatttaaagaAATATACCTCTAAATTCATGATATCCGACAATCAACAATAATATGAGATTGAAGTTCTTGTTTCAATTCAAAGACCTAACACATGAAGTTGTATTTTATCAGAATCTCACAATCGTTTAGGCTCTGGTATCCCCAATTGTCAAAGAGCAAGAATTGTAGCCCAGCTGTGATTGTAGCTCTCTCCTCAACATTAGTTTCATATATTTGGGGGTGCGTATGTACATATGTAGAACATGTGAGATGATTTTTTTAGAAAAACGCTGAACGATCTAGCGTTTTCAAAAAATACTATACTATCCGGCGCGGTGAAGTGACGTTTTGGGTCTTATCTCCCCAAAGTGACATTTTGGATATATTTTTTTCTAAGTGATAACATTCTAAGCAATCTCTCCTACAAATTGTGATGACATGATGGTCGTTTTACAACTATCGGAAGATACTTGATTTTATtagttttatatataatataattttgtaGAGCACTCTTTTTCCTTCCTGCGTTTTTTTCTATAATTTTCGGacattaaaattttattatttaagtTTTCGGGGTCATCTCTGTATGACCTGCAGTTAGATAAATTTTGTGAATAAAAGATATTCTCTTACAATGATAATTGTATTTTGGCAGGGTTGTAAAAATGGGGAATTAGGGAAGATCGGTAGAGCTACTGATTTAGGATTAATTGAAAACCGGGGATTAATAGGAAGGATTAATCGGATAAAAAtcggatgtattataatattaaattatatttaatattttattattattattatattagttatttattaaaaatatatattattatatcaCAATTTCTATACTTATTCATATTTAAAAtatatagtattttaattttaataaataattatatatacgtcaATAAAGAAAAATTCGTAAGAATTAATCAGATTTCAAAATTCGAATTTGTCAAATACTTTGCAGGGGATTAATCGGGAATTAATCGGTTGAATCGGGCATTTATCGGCAATTTTTGAGAACACTGTATTTTGAATACAATTCATTAAAAAATGCTATTTTTTGTCAAAAAAATCTCTAAGAATTGGGCCTCGACCCGATAACACAGCAAACAATTGGACCCAAAATTCAAGCTCAATCCGACCACACCACCATCCCGTTTCCTTCTCATTTTGCCTCTCTACTCTACCAAATTGACACACGCAACACACACTCCCCGCTCTTATTGAATCAACATTCTTGGCTTCAGTTAAGGTACTCACTCTCATATATTACTGAACagtttatatttatttttcatttgtGTAATGAGCTCATTCTTGTGTTAATTTGTGTAATTAAGCTTTTTAGTGTTTAGTTTCTTGTTTTTATGCTGCAAAATTCATCTGGGTGCTTTTATTTTTGTAAAAAGTTAGCATCTTTACAGAATCTTGGTGGAATTTTAAGGTCTGCATACATTTCACGCTCCGAGACCCGGTTAATAGTAGGATATGTTGTGTGTGTTTGATTAAAGGTTTAGTCTGTTGGGTTGTTTTTCTTTATTAATGTTGCGAGTTTAGGTGGTTATATAAGGGAATTCGTGTGGATGGCTTGCTTATATGGGGGCTTAAGTTTTGTAAAATTTGTATCATCTGATGGTTTAATTGCTTTTAGTGTGTAGATTATGTGCGAACAAAACTGTGTTTCAGCTCCCTTTAGGTGTACTCTGCTTATATGTGGTTTAGAATTGGTACCACACTTCTTTAGTCTTAGGTGTCAGCCTTTTTTAGTGCAATTTGAAGATAAGTAGGCCTCAAATGCACGTTTAAAATTGGTCCATTCACCACTCACGTGAAAagtatattttttaaaaaaattaccaaCCTAGAATGTATTTTTGTGTTTTCACTTTAAAGCAAGTTCTACTTGTGTTTCAGCCAAAAAATACTAGTATATCTTAAGCCGTGTTTTATTTTCCATACGGAGTTACAAGTGCTAAATTGAGTCTACACTCTGGGATCTGACATTTTGGGCTCTTACCCCTCGTTATGCGCTAGTCATTTTCCTGTTTTCCATTGCCTTTCCCATAACTTTTAAACCCATATATGCTTTTACTTGCATAAATAGGTCCTGCAGTGTACTTAAGTATACACAGGGTCGGGGTAGTGGTAGACAATCTGTTGTCACAGAAGGATGATTGTGTTCGGTATgtaatttaattttatttgacATCTAAAAACATTTGATGTTTATGCTATTAATCTATTATAGTGCTTCATGTTGTTATTTCTGTTATTTTATCAGTTTTTTTCCTTCAACAGTCTATTCGGTTTTTTGCAGGTTGGTTTTAGATTGTAACTTTTGGATATCTCCGAGGAGTTCCAGTAATGCAGTTTGCACATGGTTGCTAGCCCATATTTTGCATTATCATCTGAACCCTTCCGTATTGTGTTATTTAGGCATTCACCTTAAACGCCTTAAAAGTTAAGGGGGACAAATGCCTCTTCTATTATCTTCATCATCGATTCTTCCCTTTTCGCAAAATAACCAGATTAATTCTCTTGATTCAGGATATCTCAGGGGATATCACAGAAATTCTTACTCCACCCTGAAATGTACTTCTACACACTGCATAATTACTCAAAACCTATTTCGGACTGGCAAAAGCATAATTGTAAATCCCAAAAACAAACCACTTAAAAAATTCAGGTCTATATTTGTAGAATGTATGAACTCCAATTTGGAGTTTTTTGATAGCAATAGCGGGGTTACTAAAGAGTGGAGTTACCCAGAAGATGAAGGCAATGATGACATAGATTCACCATGGGAAGGAGCTGTTGTATATCAGAGAAATGCATCAATGTCACATGTAGAATACTGCACAACCTTAGAAAGGCTGGGTTTAGGAGAATATTCAACTAAGGTCTCAAAGTCTAGAGCTTCTCTGATGGGGATACGTGTCACAAAGGCTGTGAAGGACTATCCTTTAGGAACACCTGTAATGGTATCAATTGATATAACAAGAAAAAAGCAGAAGCTGAGGCTTGATGGGATCATACGTGCAGTTCTCACTCTTGGCTGCAACAGGTAATTATTACCTATATATTGCATGGCTAAGTAGTTACATTTATGTCAATCATATTTACTGAAAGCAAAACTAAATGTGAATACGGCATGTTAGGTGTTTTGCCAATTTCACGAAACAGTGAACTATGCATAAACTCACTTTACTTCATTCTATTTTCTGGTGTTGAAATTTAGCTGAAATTTGTTTCTACATTTTATGAAGATGTGGCCAACCTGCAGCAAAGTGTGTGTTCTCCAACTTTTCACTTCTGCTAACTGAAGAACCTGTTGAGGAGCCCGATATTCTAGATATGGGTGTTCTATTCGGAGATTCGACTAACAAGGGAGTAGGAGAGGAACTAGACGATGATTCAATTGATTGGGAAGACCGGCTCTATTTCCCTCGTGAAGAAAAGACCATCGACATTTCAAAGCATATAAGAGATATGGTGCACCTTGAAATTACAATTAATTCAGTATGTGATCCTACGTGTAAAGGATTGTGTCTGGATTGCGGTACAAACCTCAACCATAGTAGCTGCAGTTGTGGCAAAAAGAAGGCGAAAGAGACAGCTTATGGGCCTCTTGGAGATCTGAAAGAGAGAATGCAGCAAAGTTGATGCCGGTTCATGAATAGAATTATTAGTGAAGATCATCCCAAAATTTTTGTCATCTTATTTGATTAAAATACTAAACTTTCAATTTTAACCTGTAGGATCCATGAGGAGCTGTGTAAGTGCAGAAATCTAAAAAAAACAATTGGACTTTTGAGGTCCATGAAGTGTAATAAATATGTTATTTTTAGTTTACCTATTACATTTCTTCACGTAATGCATGGACTTCTTTTAAGAGCGTCTAGAATTCGCCAGAGGGATGTTAAATGATTTCGTCAGCACGTGTTAACTGCCATGGCAGTAGCACATGCTGATCTGACATTTTGTTTCTTTAACTGTGTTCTAGAATAAGGGGGGGGGGGAGTGGTGCTACTTCTCGCTCTCAGAGTCATTGAGTTTGGGTTTTTCTTATTCTTTCATAGTTGTGTGCTGCCTGCTTTGATCAGGCAGATTATGCTTTTGTGGCATGGTTTTCCAAAATTTCATCTGTTCATTCTTCTATATTCAGGATTACCAAACAGATTCATTGTCTAGAGAGGCTAATGCTGTATTAGACCAATCTATTGAAGATAAAGATGCCTAACATGATCTTCTTGAGGATGTAAATGCTAATCCTGAAAAAGAGATATCAACTGATCAAGTTCGTACATAATTAACACTCCAAGAGAGGTTGCCCATAAACTCTGGTTCTGTTAAATTATCTTCTATCAATGAGGCAGCTACATCAATATAGCTTCGTGAGTTATCTCCGTCGTGCGCCCAGGAGAAAATGCTAACTAATAGTGACTTGGGATCACCTACTTCCAGGAAGAAAATTTGAAGTGAAAGGAAGTTCTCATGTTGAACAAGGGTCTTCAACTTGTGCATTAAAGTGCCACGATTACAGTCCCACAAAGGTGAGTTTTGGGATCATTTCTTGGGTTCCAAATTATAAGAGATGCGTCTTTGAAGCATGCTGTACGGAACCACTGGGATGAATGGAGTCTCCCTTTAATAATCTGAAGACAATGATCAGCTATGCCAAAAGGTGTTTGGTGCTCCCCATTATGATATCTAGAATTTCTTTCTCGCCAGATTGAGTAGCTAGCCACCTGAAAACACAGTGCCTTTAAAGTTTCCGTAATGTCCTCCGAGTTGAAATTTTCCATTTCTCTTTGCAAATCCAGCCAATAGTAAGGGAAGGAGAAATTCTTTTTTGAGGTGATAAGCTTGAGTATTCGCTGAGTGAAAGGGCATTCAAGAAAAAGGTGTTGGCAGTTTTCTGTACCATTTATACAAAAATATCAAGACATATCATTTACAATACCAATTCGGTGCAACACTGTTAAGGTTGAGACCCTGTCATGCATAATAAGCCAGTGTAGGAAAGAAAATCTTGGAACTCGGAGCTTGTTCCGTACACTGGCAGCCCAAGGAGCCACATTTCCCCTGACTCGAATAGATCTCCAAAAATCTGAAACCTTTAGCTTTAGGGGGTTGATGCCATCCCAGAAAACCGAATTATGCTAAGAAAATTGACTCCAGACTAGTATATCATGATCATTAGCATTTTGCCACGGATCAAACCAAAGAGACATAGTTCTCCCTATTTCCAATATTGTATGTAGTATGCCCAAGAGCAAGCGTACGTAACCCCAGAACCTTTTTTAAAATCCACGAGCAAGAAGAGGGTTATTTCACAGTCCAAAACCATTCATCCTTGATGATAGTAAGGCGAACCCATAAGGCCCATAAAGAGTTTGATCCCGGGTTAATAATAGAGAAGAGGTGTTTGAGAATAAGAGCTCTGTTCCAATCATGAAGATCTTTTAAACCCAGACCTCCCTCTTCCTTTGTCAGAATCAAGGTTTCCCAAGCAATTTTTGCATTATAAGTGCGGTGGGTGCTTCCAAACCAGAGAAATCTTGTAAAGAGAGATTTTAGTCTGTTTAAGACTCCTTTCGGTAAAATAAAATGCGCACACCAATAAGCTTGTATGCTGTGAACCACAGATTTTAGAAGTTGAAGACGCCCAGCAAAAGATAAGAAGATATTGGTCCAAGTACTAATTTTACTTGTAATTCTCTGGAGGAGAGGTTCACAATCTCTACggtttaatttttttgttataagTGGAACACCCAGAAATTTTGAGGGAAGGTTTCCCAAGCTAATGTTGTACTCAGAGGTAAACCATTCCTGAAGACCTGTGGCTGGAGAGGCAAAGAAATACGAGCTTTTACTTGGATTTGCTTTTAGCCCCGAAAATGAGTGAAAAGTGCTTAAGGTGGACATGAGAAGCTCCAGTGAAACCCTGTCATCCTTGCAAGATAGAACCAGGTCATCAGCAAAGCAGAGATGATTTAATTTTAGAGCTCTCATCGCCGGGTGAAGCTTAAAATTTGGAAGCTCTTGTAACGAGTTAAGCATTTCAGAAAGGACATCCATTGGTAGAAGAAAAAGATAAGGGGATAGGGGGTCTCCCTATCTCATGCACAGGAGCTAGAGAAATACCCGACTTGTACCCCATTAACCTTTATGAAAAATCTGGTTGTTGTAATACAGGCGTGGACCCACTTGATGAAATGGGGAGGGTAGCCTCTGATAGTTAGAACATCAAAGATAAAAGGCCAATGACAAGAGTCAAATGCTTTGTATAAATCCATCTTTAAAGCTGCTTTTGAAGGGGCGTTTGCTACCCCGAAACCCTTGAAAACTTCCTGGGCAACCAAAATGTTATCTGATATACTTCTCCCTTTGACAAAAGCTGCTTGAGATCTGTCACTCAACCCAGGGAGGGTTTTGCTGAATCTTGTAGCCACAAGCTTTGATAAACATTTATAAACTGTATTGCAACAAGAGATGGGTCTGAAATCAGACATCGAAGTAGGGTTTTGGCATTTAGGGATTAAGGCAACCATTGTAGCATTGACGTAATGGGGGAGATGGCCAGAATCCAAGAAGTAATGGATAGCATTAGGAAATCTCTTTCAGCAATGTCCCAAGTATGCAAGAAAAAATTGACATTGAAGCCGTCCGGGCCTGAAGATTTATTGCTCTTCATTGATTTGAGAGTGTTAAAAATTTCAGTATCACTTGCTTTAGGAAGGAGGCCAATAGCCAGATCCGGAGATATGCTTTTTCGAAGGAGCGGTTGCAAGCTAGAGACACCCGGATAAACCTGGTGGTGAGATGAGAACAGGGATTGGAAATAATTAACAGCCTCACTTTTTATAGATGCTCCATCCGTTAGCCTTTCACCATTTGCATTGGTTAAAGATAGAATTTTATTAGTGTTCCAATTGTTGGCGACCTTTTTGTGAAAGAAAGTTGTGTTATTATCGCCCTTTTCCAACCACTGGACACGAGATTTTTGCCTCGCAATGCTTTCTTCTTGGTCCAGGAGATTCCAAAGAGTTTCTGTTAGCCCCTTTTCGAAGTCAAGATCCGATGgaacatgattttgattgagGATCTTTGCTTGAACCAAACTGAGCTGCTCTCTAGTAGTTTTGATTTGGTTATGAACCGAGCCAAATTTTTTGTTGAGATTCTTTAAGGCTTTTTTTACCAGCAGCAATTTCTGAGTAAGGATATACATAGGGTTCCCCACAATGTGAGTTTGCCAAGCTGTCCGAACTGCAGGGATGAAATCCGGGTGATCCAGCCAAAAGTTAAAAAAACTGGAAAGGCTTGTTGTTCCCTTGCATCGCTGTTGGAATGTTCAGAATGGGTCGCACTATGATCGGAAAGACCCCCAAGGAGGTGAAAAAGACCTCCGCATTTTGTTGGTCAGTAAACCACTCATGATTACCAAGACTCTGTCTAATTTTCGGGTGATTGGAGATTTCCTCTTATCCCACCAAGTGTGAAAAGCCCCGAAAATCTAATATCATCCAAACCAGAACTAGAAATAAAGTCTTTAAAATCCTGAATATCCCGAGTCCATAAGTCTTTTTCCCCACAGGTTTCAGAGAGATCTTTGATAGTGTTAAAATCACCAAGAACGGCCGAAGGAATACCAGACGTATTAAAAGAAGCTAATTCTGACCATAAGTTAAGTCTAAATCTTCAAAATTTGAGGCATAAACAAAAGTAAAATAGAACACTTCTTTAGAAAGTAAAAGAGTGGTCTTACAGTGGATGAAGAAAGCTGATTTCTTTTCTACAAAATATCCCCGACACGGGGATCCCAACCTAACCAAATTCTTCCATTCGAATGGAAAAGGTAGTTGTCCTCCCATTGCCAGGAACTTTGGATCGCAGTAAACCCAGCAGCCGATTTTACTTGTTTTACCTTTGTTTCTAAAAATACCAGCCAACGTGATCTCGTTGTCCAACAAAAAAGAACGGAGATCAGCTTTCTTTACCACTCTTATTAAATCCACGGATATTGTAAGAGCACACTCGGACCATAAGAGATTAGAGAGGAGGGTGGGGAAGGGGACTTCCCCTTGTTTCTCGCCTTCTTGTAGACAACCTGTTGAAAAACCATCAGAATCAACTTTCTTTGAGCTTGCTGGAGGTTTAAGAATGCCCTTCAATTTTTCTACCTCATCCACCAATTTGAGTTTAGTAACTAGGCCAGAGGTGGATATGGGGGGAAGAGCTATCCGGGGATAGAGACGGGGAAAGAGGGCCGCTTCGAGGATGGTGGTTTCATAACGGGGAGAACCGACAAGAAAACCAGGGTCTTGAGCATCTAGCATCTCTGAAGCAGAGATATCATTTACTCCGCTAGGTGCCGAAAATTGATGGATACACTCAGCTATTTACTGTGTCTTTTTTAACCCCATTTACGGATAGAAATTGGAACAAGAAGAAATCAGGTGACCAAGAGACTTACAGCTGGAACATACCTTTGGTTTGTGCTGATATTTAATAGGAATTTCGAC
This genomic interval from Apium graveolens cultivar Ventura chromosome 8, ASM990537v1, whole genome shotgun sequence contains the following:
- the LOC141678738 gene encoding large ribosomal RNA subunit accumulation protein YCED homolog 1, chloroplastic-like codes for the protein MPLLLSSSSILPFSQNNQINSLDSGYLRGYHRNSYSTLKCTSTHCIITQNLFRTGKSIIVNPKNKPLKKFRSIFVECMNSNLEFFDSNSGVTKEWSYPEDEGNDDIDSPWEGAVVYQRNASMSHVEYCTTLERLGLGEYSTKVSKSRASLMGIRVTKAVKDYPLGTPVMVSIDITRKKQKLRLDGIIRAVLTLGCNRCGQPAAKCVFSNFSLLLTEEPVEEPDILDMGVLFGDSTNKGVGEELDDDSIDWEDRLYFPREEKTIDISKHIRDMVHLEITINSVCDPTCKGLCLDCGTNLNHSSCSCGKKKAKETAYGPLGDLKERMQQS